Proteins encoded together in one Quercus lobata isolate SW786 chromosome 3, ValleyOak3.0 Primary Assembly, whole genome shotgun sequence window:
- the LOC115980717 gene encoding protein FAR1-RELATED SEQUENCE 2-like: MEKQFQSVYTTAKYKEFRKELLGKVCCNFSSCKEDGVISEYEIREDGAFGENSQHATFLVYFNKDTNEVNCNCRFFEFRGILCRHQITVLFHMKIDQVPNKYILKRWCKNIKRSHTKVRINYDNRLVKPETQRFDKMYKVFNEVADLAVDSEDKCEKVVARILELKGEFKQEKLVCGNNEPISAGIPTNSTSCGDDFAISKETKNILDPVVVRQKGRPPSKRKQSIVEKVVRKKEERKKKKKTKIATKVENVSCTTPTMGLRELEPQQSQQIGKENYEESIMWPNINYPPNIIGMSPYYGLPNMLQGGNSPFQSSMIRQVVGMQPFSYHKNTSQDDSPLQKACYDLSNEHPSNSIGKFGTNDVTNVGNPKLHEDDRGI, encoded by the exons ATGGAGAAACAATTTCAAAGCGTTTACACAACAGCAAAATACAAAGAGTTTCGAAAGGAGTTGCTAGGGAAGGtttgttgtaatttttcttcatgtaaGGAAGATGGTGTCATTTCAGAATATGAAATACGTGAAGATGGAGCATTTGGAGAAAATTCCCAGCATGCAACCTTCCTTGTTTATTTTAACAAGGATACCAATGAAGTAAATTGTAATTGCCGGTTTTTTGAATTTAGGGGAATATTGTGTAGGCATCAAATTACGGTGCTCTTTCACATGAAGATTGATCAAGTACCAAACAAGTACATCTTGAAAAGATGGTGCAAAAATATTAAGAGGAGCCACACCAAAGTTCGCATCAACTATGACAACCGGCTTGTCAAACCTGAAACACAGCGCTTTGATAAAATGTACAAAGTCTTCAATGAGGTTGCAGACTTGGCAGTAGATTCTGAAGATAAGTGTGAGAAGGTGGTGGCACGAATTCTTGAATTAAAAGGCGAGTTCAAACAAGAAAAACTTGTTTGTGGAAATAATGAACCCATTTCTGCAG GTATTCCTACAAATTCAACCTCATGTGGAGATGATTTTGCAATTTCTAAAGAGACTAAAAACATACTTGATCCAGTAGTGGTTAGACAAAAGGGACGACCACCATCTAAAAGGAAGCAGTCAATAGTTGAAAAAGTTGTTAGAAAAAAggaggaaaggaaaaagaaaaagaaaaccaaa ATAGCTACTAAGGTTGAGAATGTGTCTTGTACAACCCCTACTATGGGATTGAGG GAGTTGGAACCGCAACAATCACAACAGATTGGTAAAGAGAATTATGAAGAATCCATCATGTGGCCAAACATTAATTACCCTCCTAATATCATCGGGATGAGTCCATATTATGGACTGCCAAATATGCTACAAGGAGGAAACTCGCCATTTCAGTCAAGTATGATAAGACAAGTGGTTGGAATGCAACCATTTAGTTACCATAAAAACACATCTCAG GATGATTCTCCACTCCAGAAGGCATGTTATGATTTGTCAAATGAGCATCCAAGCAATTCTATTGGGAAGTTTGGTACCAATGATGTGACAAACGTTGGAAATCCAAAATTACACGAAGATGACAGGGGCATTTAG
- the LOC115981462 gene encoding protein FAR1-RELATED SEQUENCE 5-like encodes MNKYFLKMQADNSNFFYMMDFTEDGRLKNVFWADARSREAFKEFGDVVTFDTTYLVNKYSMPFAPFVGVNHHGQSILLGCGLISGEDTDTFRWLFESWLTCMSGVPPSAIITDQDKAMKKAIHIVFPKARHRWCLWHILKKMPEKFKGYREYKSIKFCLKNVVYDSLTKEEFEERWGRFIYHLKSHEWLLELYNERYYWVPAFVKDTFWAGMSTAQRSESINAFFDGYVHHQTTLKEFVEQYDKALAKNVVN; translated from the coding sequence ATGAATaagtactttttaaaaatgcaagCCGACAATTCAAATTTCTTTTACATGATGGATTTTACTGAAGATGGTCGATTAAAGAATGTATTTTGGGCAGACGCAAGAAGTAGGGAAGCATTTAAAGAGTTTGGTGATGTGGTTACATTTGACACGACGTACTTGGTTAACAAATACAGCATGCCATTTGCTCCTTTTGTTGGGGTAAACCATCATGGACAATCAATATTGCTAGGATGTGGATTGATTTCAGGTGAGGATACAGATACATTTAGATGGCTATTTGAGTCTTGGCTTACATGTATGTCTGGAGTTCCTCCTAGTGCAATAATTACAGATCAAGACAAGGCCATGAAAAAAGCAATACATATTGTTTTTCCAAAAGCACGACACCGATGGTGCTTGTGGCATATCTTGAAAAAGATGCCTGAAAAATTTAAAGGATATAGAGAAtataaatcaatcaaattttgtttgaaaaatgttgtttatgATTCCTTAACAaaagaggaatttgaagaaagGTGGGGTAGGTTCATTTATCATCTTAAAAGCCATGAATGGTTACTTGAGTTGTATAATGAAAGGTATTATTGGGTGCCTGCCTTTGTGAAGGATACATTCTGGGCAGGAATGTCAACCGCACAGCGGAGTGAAAGCATAAATGCATTCTTTGATGGGTATGTACATCATCAAACAACCTTGAAAGAATTTGTAGAACAATATGATAAGGCTTTGGCAAAAAATGTGGTAAACTAA